The Daucus carota subsp. sativus chromosome 7, DH1 v3.0, whole genome shotgun sequence genome window below encodes:
- the LOC108195124 gene encoding putative glutamine amidotransferase GAT1_2.1 — MSSDLSVILPRVLIVSRRSLRKNKFVDFVGEYHLDLIVGYGAVPVIVPRVTGVHMLLDSFEPIHGVLLCEGEDIDPSHYEAETGGLSLEELEEIRKVHASDTAIDKEKDTIELSLAKLCLERNIPYLGICRGSQVLNVACGGTLYQDIGKELTRNCSEDRRVVHMDYDNYDGHRHVVKVLRNTPLSDWFKDSLEDEEMEIRVNSYHHQGVKKLAQRFMPMAFAPDGLVEGFYDPDAYNPEEGKFIMGLQFHPERMRKPDSDEFDYPGCPAAYKEFVKAVVAYQKRLNGTTSVPRSLKLDQEMEKKRKVIVRSFSLARDLYAAGNERNPFKDSELEPGADFLESNTALSLQQETRLKQMGATVRNASSYSQKLKVNAERERLAKNVIEKMSIEQLSDLMSFYHMMGQLCSDVLERKLHGVVNDLDS, encoded by the exons ATGTCATCGGACCTGTCTGTGATTTTGCCTCGTGTGTTAATTGTCTCTAGACGAAGCCTTCGCAAGAACAAGTTCGTAGATTTTGTTG GTGAATATCATCTTGATCTTATAGTTGGGTATGGAGCTGTGCCTGTGATTGTGCCCCGGGTGACTGGGGTCCACATGTTACTGGACAGCTTCGAGCCGATTCACGGGGTTCTTCTGTGTGAAGGAGAGGACATTGATCCTTCACATTATGAAGCCGAAACGGGTGGCTTGTCGTTGGAGGAGTTGGAAGAGATTAGGAAGGTGCATGCTAGTGATACAGCTATTGATAAAGAGAAAGATACAATTGAGTTGAGCCTGGCCAAGCTTTGTCTCGAGAGGAACATCCCTTATTTGGGGATTTGTAGGGGTTCGCAGGTCTTGAATGTTGCGTGTGGGGGCACACTTTATCAGGACATTGGTAAGGAATTGACAAGGAATTGTTCTGAGGATCGAAGGGTGGTGCATATGGATTATGATAATTATGATGGGCATAGGCATGTGGTTAAGGTGCTGAGGAACACCCCGTTGAGCGATTGGTTTAAGGATTCTTTGGAGGATGAGGAAATGGAGATTCGGGTTAATAGTTATCACCATCAAGGAGTGAAGAAGTTGGCTCAGCGTTTCATGCCTATGGCATTTGCACCTGATGGGTTGGTTGAAGGGTTTTATGATCCTGATGCTTACAATCCGGAAGAGGGTAAGTTTATCATGGGGCTGCAGTTTCACCCCGAGCGAATGAGGAAGCCTGATTCTGATGAGTTTGATTATCCAGGATGCCCTGCTGCTTACAAG GAGTTTGTCAAAGCAGTGGTAGCTTATCAGAAGAGGCTTAATGGAACAACAAGTGTGCCAAGATCCCTTAAACTGGATCAGGaaatggaaaagaaaaggaaagttATAGTCAGAAGTTTTTCCCTGGCACGAGATTTATACGCAGCTGGAAATGAGAGGAATCCATTCAAAGACTCTGAACTTGAACCCGGGGCTGATTTTCTGGAG TCAAACACAGCTCTGAGTTTGCAACAAGAGACTAGGTTAAAGCAGATGGGTGCAACCGTGAGAAATGCATCATCCTACTCCCAGAAACTGAAGGTAAATGCGGAGAGGGAAAGGTTAGCAAAAAATGTGATAGAGAAAATGTCCATTGAACAGTTATCGGATCTCATGTCATTTTATCACATGATGGGACAGTTATGTTCTGATGTTCTGGAAAGAAAACTTCATGGTGTGGTCAACGACCTTGATTCTTGA
- the LOC108195126 gene encoding LEAF RUST 10 DISEASE-RESISTANCE LOCUS RECEPTOR-LIKE PROTEIN KINASE-like 1.3 — protein MDFQFVSWFHLYSVLLFLNTLVFECSSHLDDWYESCGATFSCGAITGVGYPFRGNGDPEYCGYPSFLLKCDQDNMTTIRLMNVTYRVLNIDQTTQVMKIAREDVMDVTCPQELVNTTFNYAVYDFTSAYMNITFLYGCPVSVKLQSPSSVSCGSKENDSVDVVSGAHGPGNCKYSVVVPVLKAGAEGSVSLTHLDQLLQEGFEVRWKMDGKACSDCTSTGGRCGYSFSTNQTTCFCPGQPYLSDSCSAANRASPGPGMQ, from the coding sequence ATGGATTTTCAATTTGTTTCATGGTTTCATTTGTATTCTGTCCTATTGTTCCTAAATACTCTGGTTTTTGAATGTTCTAGTCACCTAGATGATTGGTACGAAAGTTGTGGTGCCACATTCAGCTGTGGCGCTATAACTGGAGTTGGATATCCTTTTCGTGGAAATGGAGATCCCGAGTATTGTGGATATCCCAGTTTTTTGCTTAAATGTGACCAAGACAACATGACTACTATTCGATTAATGAATGTGACATATCGTGTATTAAACATCGATCAAACTACCCAGGTTATGAAGATAGCTAGAGAGGATGTAATGGATGTAACTTGTCCACAGGAGCTAGTAAACACGACCTTCAATTACGCAGTCTATGATTTTACTTCTGCTTATATGAATATTACATTTCTCTATGGGTGTCCGGTTTCTGTCAAATTGCAAAGTCCAAGCAGTGTTTCTTGTGGGAGTAAAGAGAACGATAGCGTCGATGTAGTTTCTGGAGCTCATGGCCCTGGAAACTGCAAGTATAGTGTTGTTGTTCCAGTTCTAAAAGCAGGTGCAGAAGGATCAGTCAGTTTAACACATTTGGATCAACTTCTCCAAGAGGGGTTTGAAGTCAGATGGAAAATGGACGGAAAAGCATGCAGCGACTGCACCAGTACAGGTGGACGCTGTGGATACAGCTTTTCTACTAATCAAACAACTTGCTTTTGCCCTGGCCAACCATATCTTTCGGATTCTTGCTCTGCAGCTAATAGAGCTTCGCCTGGTCCAGGTATGCAATAA
- the LOC108195117 gene encoding LEAF RUST 10 DISEASE-RESISTANCE LOCUS RECEPTOR-LIKE PROTEIN KINASE-like 1.2 isoform X2 has product MLFYRFPAPFLYLAILLFTLGHLPASYCQVYREFNECGKRFRCGNFSNLDYPFWGGDRQSYCGHPAFQLNCQENVTFINLRSKQYRVLGVDTRSQVITVAREDLWNNTCPSPINNTDLDYTLFSHPSDDQNLTLSYGCASVLGQQSLFKFDCPVNGARSDSYFTTRDAALVAPNIAQLTCDTRITVPINQTSADALSSASSSENDLKEVLKAGFRLKWDANDSICNECARPGGRCGYNSSTSSFACYCSDRQCNLIDSGKHGKSTPKLSIVISVVGAVIAGAAITWLYFFWWQRRKQKTAQSATHIESKDHPATSAKSLTTATSTHFTKSIPSYTSSGFGSGKGSTYFGVQVFDYAELEEATDNFNPSRELGDGGFGTVYYGTLQDGRVVAVKRLYENNFKRVQQFMNEVEILTKLDHKNLVKLYGCTSKRSRDLLLVYEYIPNGTVADHLHGKQANSGLLSWSVRLKIAIETAEALAYLHVSGIIHRDVKSNNILLDNSFCVKVADFGLSRLNPNNATHVSTAPQGTPGYVDPEYYKLFQLTDKSDVYSFGVVLVELISSLPALDSSRDRLDINLASMAISKIQNQTINELIDPRLGFKSNASVEKMTTLVAELAFRCLQEEKDLRPTMQEVVDTLKEIQCEDSDAQKAVVLDIRVEEVAPLKGKEGSFSPDSVADKWISNSTSIHSE; this is encoded by the exons ATGCTTTTCTATAGATTTCCAGCTCCGTTTCTCTACCTTGCCATCTTACTATTCACTCTAGGCCATCTGCCCGCGAGTTACTGTCAGGTTTACCGAGAATTTAATGAGTGCGGCAAGCGTTTCCGATGTGGCAACTTCTCAAATCTTGACTACCCTTTTTGGGGAGGCGATCGACAGTCCTACTGTGGGCATCCAGCGTTCCAGCTAAATTGCCAGGAAAACGTCACTTTCATAAATTTACGGTCAAAACAGTATCGAGTTCTTGGAGTAGATACTAGATCTCAGGTTATTACCGTTGCTAGGGAAGACTTGTGGAACAATACCTGTCCAAGCCCTATCAACAACACAGACTTGGATTATACTCTTTTTAGTCATCCTTCTGACGATCAGAACCTGACGTTGTCATATGGTTGCGCTTCTGTCCTAGGCCAGCAATCACTGTTTAAATTTGATTGCCCGGTGAATGGTGCCCGCAGTGACAGTTATTTCACTACACGAGACGCAGCTTTAGTTGCACCTAATATAGCCCAGCTAACCTGCGATACCCGAATTACTGTTCCTATTAATCAGACATCAGCTGACGCGTTAAGCAGTGCAAGTTCGTCAGAAAATGACCTTAAGGAAGTTCTGAAAGCTGGTTTCAGGTTGAAGTGGGATGCAAACGACAGCATCTGCAATGAATGTGCTCGACCAGGTGGACGATGCGGCTATAACTCAAGTACCTCGTCCTTTGCTTGTTATTGTTCTGATCGACAATGCAATTTGATCGACTCAG GAAAACATGGTAAATCAACTCCAAAACTAAGCATAG TCATCTCTGTGGTAGGTGCTGTTATTGCTGGCGCTGCCATTACATGGTTATACTTCTTTTGGTGGCAGAGGAGAAAACAAAAAACTGCCCAGTCTGCAACACACATTGAGAGCAAAGACCATCCAGCTACTTCAGCCAAATCTCTTACTACCGCAACATCAACTCATTTCACCAAAAGCATTCCTTCCTATACTTCCTCAGGGTTCGGGTCGGGAAAGGGAAGCACCTACTTTGGAGTTCAGGTCTTCGACTACGCAGAACTTGAAGAGGCCACTGATAATTTTAATCCTTCCAGAGAACTCGGAGATGGAGGCTTTGGTACTGTATACTATG GCACGCTTCAAGATGGTCGTGTAGTGGCAGTTAAGAGACTATATGAGAACAATTTTAAGCGGGTACAGCAGTTTATGAATGAAGTTGAAATCCTGACAAAGTTGGATCATAAAAACCTAGTAAAGTTGTATGGATGCACTTCCAAGCGAAGCCGAGACCTCCTCCTTGTTTATGAATATATACCAAATGGAACGGTAGCTGATCATCTACATGGTAAACAAGCGAATTCAGGTCTGCTCTCTTGGTCTGTCCGGTTGAAGATTGCTATAGAAACAGCTGAAGCCTTGGCTTATCTGCATGTCTCCGGTATCATTCATCGTGATGTCAAAAGTAACAACATTCTCCTGGACAACAGCTTCTGTGTAAAAGTTGCTGATTTTGGGTTGTCTAGATTGAATCCAAATAATGCCACTCACGTTTCGACAGCTCCACAAGGTACACCTGGATACGTTGATCCTGAGTATTACAAGCTTTTCCAGCTCACTGATAAGAGTGATGTCTATAGCTTCGGAGTGGTCTTAGTCGAGCTTATATCATCATTACCAGCTCTGGACAGCAGCAGGGACCGATTAGATATAAATTTGGCTAGTATGGCTATCAGTAAAATCCAGAACCAGACAATAAACGAGTTAATTGATCCAAGACTTGGATTCAAAAGCAACGCATCAGTCGAAAAGATGACCACATTGGTTGCAGAGTTAGCATTCCGATGTCTACAGGAGGAGAAGGATCTAAGACCTACAATGCAGGAAGTGGTGGACACCTTGAAGGAGATACAGTGTGAAGATTCAGATGCTCAGAAAGCAGTAGTGTTGGACATTCGGGTGGAGGAAGTTGCACCGCTAAAGGGTAAGGAAGGTTCATTCTCACCAGATTCAGTGGCTGACAAATGGATTAGCAACTCTACATCTATTCATAGTGAATAA
- the LOC108195117 gene encoding LEAF RUST 10 DISEASE-RESISTANCE LOCUS RECEPTOR-LIKE PROTEIN KINASE-like 1.2 isoform X1, with product MLFYRFPAPFLYLAILLFTLGHLPASYCQVYREFNECGKRFRCGNFSNLDYPFWGGDRQSYCGHPAFQLNCQENVTFINLRSKQYRVLGVDTRSQVITVAREDLWNNTCPSPINNTDLDYTLFSHPSDDQNLTLSYGCASVLGQQSLFKFDCPVNGARSDSYFTTRDAALVAPNIAQLTCDTRITVPINQTSADALSSASSSENDLKEVLKAGFRLKWDANDSICNECARPGGRCGYNSSTSSFACYCSDRQCNLIDSGNGKHGKSTPKLSIVISVVGAVIAGAAITWLYFFWWQRRKQKTAQSATHIESKDHPATSAKSLTTATSTHFTKSIPSYTSSGFGSGKGSTYFGVQVFDYAELEEATDNFNPSRELGDGGFGTVYYGTLQDGRVVAVKRLYENNFKRVQQFMNEVEILTKLDHKNLVKLYGCTSKRSRDLLLVYEYIPNGTVADHLHGKQANSGLLSWSVRLKIAIETAEALAYLHVSGIIHRDVKSNNILLDNSFCVKVADFGLSRLNPNNATHVSTAPQGTPGYVDPEYYKLFQLTDKSDVYSFGVVLVELISSLPALDSSRDRLDINLASMAISKIQNQTINELIDPRLGFKSNASVEKMTTLVAELAFRCLQEEKDLRPTMQEVVDTLKEIQCEDSDAQKAVVLDIRVEEVAPLKGKEGSFSPDSVADKWISNSTSIHSE from the exons ATGCTTTTCTATAGATTTCCAGCTCCGTTTCTCTACCTTGCCATCTTACTATTCACTCTAGGCCATCTGCCCGCGAGTTACTGTCAGGTTTACCGAGAATTTAATGAGTGCGGCAAGCGTTTCCGATGTGGCAACTTCTCAAATCTTGACTACCCTTTTTGGGGAGGCGATCGACAGTCCTACTGTGGGCATCCAGCGTTCCAGCTAAATTGCCAGGAAAACGTCACTTTCATAAATTTACGGTCAAAACAGTATCGAGTTCTTGGAGTAGATACTAGATCTCAGGTTATTACCGTTGCTAGGGAAGACTTGTGGAACAATACCTGTCCAAGCCCTATCAACAACACAGACTTGGATTATACTCTTTTTAGTCATCCTTCTGACGATCAGAACCTGACGTTGTCATATGGTTGCGCTTCTGTCCTAGGCCAGCAATCACTGTTTAAATTTGATTGCCCGGTGAATGGTGCCCGCAGTGACAGTTATTTCACTACACGAGACGCAGCTTTAGTTGCACCTAATATAGCCCAGCTAACCTGCGATACCCGAATTACTGTTCCTATTAATCAGACATCAGCTGACGCGTTAAGCAGTGCAAGTTCGTCAGAAAATGACCTTAAGGAAGTTCTGAAAGCTGGTTTCAGGTTGAAGTGGGATGCAAACGACAGCATCTGCAATGAATGTGCTCGACCAGGTGGACGATGCGGCTATAACTCAAGTACCTCGTCCTTTGCTTGTTATTGTTCTGATCGACAATGCAATTTGATCGACTCAGGTAATG GAAAACATGGTAAATCAACTCCAAAACTAAGCATAG TCATCTCTGTGGTAGGTGCTGTTATTGCTGGCGCTGCCATTACATGGTTATACTTCTTTTGGTGGCAGAGGAGAAAACAAAAAACTGCCCAGTCTGCAACACACATTGAGAGCAAAGACCATCCAGCTACTTCAGCCAAATCTCTTACTACCGCAACATCAACTCATTTCACCAAAAGCATTCCTTCCTATACTTCCTCAGGGTTCGGGTCGGGAAAGGGAAGCACCTACTTTGGAGTTCAGGTCTTCGACTACGCAGAACTTGAAGAGGCCACTGATAATTTTAATCCTTCCAGAGAACTCGGAGATGGAGGCTTTGGTACTGTATACTATG GCACGCTTCAAGATGGTCGTGTAGTGGCAGTTAAGAGACTATATGAGAACAATTTTAAGCGGGTACAGCAGTTTATGAATGAAGTTGAAATCCTGACAAAGTTGGATCATAAAAACCTAGTAAAGTTGTATGGATGCACTTCCAAGCGAAGCCGAGACCTCCTCCTTGTTTATGAATATATACCAAATGGAACGGTAGCTGATCATCTACATGGTAAACAAGCGAATTCAGGTCTGCTCTCTTGGTCTGTCCGGTTGAAGATTGCTATAGAAACAGCTGAAGCCTTGGCTTATCTGCATGTCTCCGGTATCATTCATCGTGATGTCAAAAGTAACAACATTCTCCTGGACAACAGCTTCTGTGTAAAAGTTGCTGATTTTGGGTTGTCTAGATTGAATCCAAATAATGCCACTCACGTTTCGACAGCTCCACAAGGTACACCTGGATACGTTGATCCTGAGTATTACAAGCTTTTCCAGCTCACTGATAAGAGTGATGTCTATAGCTTCGGAGTGGTCTTAGTCGAGCTTATATCATCATTACCAGCTCTGGACAGCAGCAGGGACCGATTAGATATAAATTTGGCTAGTATGGCTATCAGTAAAATCCAGAACCAGACAATAAACGAGTTAATTGATCCAAGACTTGGATTCAAAAGCAACGCATCAGTCGAAAAGATGACCACATTGGTTGCAGAGTTAGCATTCCGATGTCTACAGGAGGAGAAGGATCTAAGACCTACAATGCAGGAAGTGGTGGACACCTTGAAGGAGATACAGTGTGAAGATTCAGATGCTCAGAAAGCAGTAGTGTTGGACATTCGGGTGGAGGAAGTTGCACCGCTAAAGGGTAAGGAAGGTTCATTCTCACCAGATTCAGTGGCTGACAAATGGATTAGCAACTCTACATCTATTCATAGTGAATAA
- the LOC108195117 gene encoding LEAF RUST 10 DISEASE-RESISTANCE LOCUS RECEPTOR-LIKE PROTEIN KINASE-like 1.3 isoform X3 produces MHLPFILLLLISAAPPSLTAASYPNCSTTFSCGPIHNLTYPFTGGGRPTYCGPPQFHLTCLNPTTHPELTLNSLTYRVLAINQTQQTLTLARSDLYNTPCPQKLINTTLNSSIFTLDSDNVKLNLFYGCFLSIIPQSLKAFSCNVNGAESSDAYYFVGLVPVINYIQCAVSVVVPILGIAGERLRSNLATLDDVLVSGFGVKYSDPFSDQCLNCSKLGGQCGVLANPIRPVCICQDKLCVDAGKHGKSTPKLSIVISVVGAVIAGAAITWLYFFWWQRRKQKTAQSATHIESKDHPATSAKSLTTATSTHFTKSIPSYTSSGFGSGKGSTYFGVQVFDYAELEEATDNFNPSRELGDGGFGTVYYGTLQDGRVVAVKRLYENNFKRVQQFMNEVEILTKLDHKNLVKLYGCTSKRSRDLLLVYEYIPNGTVADHLHGKQANSGLLSWSVRLKIAIETAEALAYLHVSGIIHRDVKSNNILLDNSFCVKVADFGLSRLNPNNATHVSTAPQGTPGYVDPEYYKLFQLTDKSDVYSFGVVLVELISSLPALDSSRDRLDINLASMAISKIQNQTINELIDPRLGFKSNASVEKMTTLVAELAFRCLQEEKDLRPTMQEVVDTLKEIQCEDSDAQKAVVLDIRVEEVAPLKGKEGSFSPDSVADKWISNSTSIHSE; encoded by the exons ATGCACCTCCCCTTCATTCTCCTCCTCCTCATCTCGGCCGCTCCGCCGTCGCTCACCGCCGCCTCGTACCCCAATTGCTCCACCACCTTCTCCTGCGGCCCAATCCACAACCTCACTTACCCATTCACCGGCGGCGGTCGGCCCACTTACTGCGGCCCACCTCAATTCCATCTCACTTGTCTCAACCCCACCACTCACCCCGAGTTAACTCTCAACTCACTCACTTACCGAGTTCTCGCAATCAATCAAACTCAACAAACCCTAACCCTAGCCAGATCAGATCTTTACAACACCCCCTGTCCTCAAAAGCTCATCAACACTACTCTCAATTCCAGTATCTTCACTCTTGATTCCGACAATGTGAAGCTTAATTTGTTTTACGGGTGTTTTTTATCGATAATTCCTCAGTCACTGAAGGCGTTTAGCTGTAATGTGAATGGTGCTGAGTCTAGTGATGCTTATTACTTTGTTGGCTTGGTTCCGGTGATCAATTATATTCAGTGTGCTGTCAGTGTTGTGGTTCCGATACTCGGGATAGCGGGAGAGAGATTGAGGAGTAATTTAGCTACTCTGGACGATGTTTTGGTGTCGGGGTTTGGAGTGAAGTATAGTGATCCTTTTAGTGATCAGTGTTTGAATTGTAGTAAATTGGGTGGGCAATGTGGGGTTTTGGCTAATCCGATCCGACCTGTTTGCATTTGTCAAGATAAACTGTGTGTTGATGCAG GAAAACATGGTAAATCAACTCCAAAACTAAGCATAG TCATCTCTGTGGTAGGTGCTGTTATTGCTGGCGCTGCCATTACATGGTTATACTTCTTTTGGTGGCAGAGGAGAAAACAAAAAACTGCCCAGTCTGCAACACACATTGAGAGCAAAGACCATCCAGCTACTTCAGCCAAATCTCTTACTACCGCAACATCAACTCATTTCACCAAAAGCATTCCTTCCTATACTTCCTCAGGGTTCGGGTCGGGAAAGGGAAGCACCTACTTTGGAGTTCAGGTCTTCGACTACGCAGAACTTGAAGAGGCCACTGATAATTTTAATCCTTCCAGAGAACTCGGAGATGGAGGCTTTGGTACTGTATACTATG GCACGCTTCAAGATGGTCGTGTAGTGGCAGTTAAGAGACTATATGAGAACAATTTTAAGCGGGTACAGCAGTTTATGAATGAAGTTGAAATCCTGACAAAGTTGGATCATAAAAACCTAGTAAAGTTGTATGGATGCACTTCCAAGCGAAGCCGAGACCTCCTCCTTGTTTATGAATATATACCAAATGGAACGGTAGCTGATCATCTACATGGTAAACAAGCGAATTCAGGTCTGCTCTCTTGGTCTGTCCGGTTGAAGATTGCTATAGAAACAGCTGAAGCCTTGGCTTATCTGCATGTCTCCGGTATCATTCATCGTGATGTCAAAAGTAACAACATTCTCCTGGACAACAGCTTCTGTGTAAAAGTTGCTGATTTTGGGTTGTCTAGATTGAATCCAAATAATGCCACTCACGTTTCGACAGCTCCACAAGGTACACCTGGATACGTTGATCCTGAGTATTACAAGCTTTTCCAGCTCACTGATAAGAGTGATGTCTATAGCTTCGGAGTGGTCTTAGTCGAGCTTATATCATCATTACCAGCTCTGGACAGCAGCAGGGACCGATTAGATATAAATTTGGCTAGTATGGCTATCAGTAAAATCCAGAACCAGACAATAAACGAGTTAATTGATCCAAGACTTGGATTCAAAAGCAACGCATCAGTCGAAAAGATGACCACATTGGTTGCAGAGTTAGCATTCCGATGTCTACAGGAGGAGAAGGATCTAAGACCTACAATGCAGGAAGTGGTGGACACCTTGAAGGAGATACAGTGTGAAGATTCAGATGCTCAGAAAGCAGTAGTGTTGGACATTCGGGTGGAGGAAGTTGCACCGCTAAAGGGTAAGGAAGGTTCATTCTCACCAGATTCAGTGGCTGACAAATGGATTAGCAACTCTACATCTATTCATAGTGAATAA